Proteins from a single region of Pseudomonas sp. 10S4:
- a CDS encoding Txe/YoeB family addiction module toxin: MNIESTPKGWDDYLWFQQNDKAGLKRINLLIKAIQREPFNGPGKPEPLKHNLSGFWSRRITAEHRLVYAIDDDRVQIVMCRYHY, from the coding sequence ATGAATATCGAGTCCACTCCTAAAGGTTGGGACGACTATCTGTGGTTCCAGCAAAACGATAAGGCCGGGCTCAAACGGATCAACTTGTTGATCAAAGCGATTCAGCGTGAGCCTTTCAACGGACCCGGTAAGCCGGAGCCTCTCAAACACAATCTGAGTGGTTTCTGGTCCCGCCGGATTACAGCTGAGCATCGCTTGGTCTATGCGATTGACGATGACAGGGTTCAAATCGTGATGTGCAGATACCACTACTGA
- a CDS encoding adenylate kinase, with translation MNLTRTLIIGNSGSGKSWLAQRLAEQQHVQWTDLDLIHWVSDEHSIARPRAEALGMARVAASEEAWVIEGVYGWIVSELLPQATALIWLNLEDDDCVARIHQREAQRDANDALLIALLEWAGSYHSREGSSGFSGHLRLYEGFAGSKLQLTGQADITAFMSAMQQPD, from the coding sequence ATGAACCTCACCCGAACCCTGATCATCGGCAACTCTGGCTCAGGCAAAAGTTGGCTGGCCCAGCGACTGGCCGAACAGCAGCACGTGCAGTGGACTGATCTTGACTTGATTCACTGGGTTTCAGACGAACACAGCATCGCCCGCCCTCGCGCCGAAGCCTTGGGCATGGCGCGAGTGGCTGCCAGTGAAGAGGCTTGGGTGATTGAGGGCGTTTACGGCTGGATCGTCAGCGAACTCCTGCCTCAAGCGACTGCGCTGATCTGGCTGAATCTGGAAGACGACGATTGCGTGGCCCGGATTCATCAACGAGAGGCGCAACGCGACGCCAACGACGCGTTGCTGATAGCGTTACTGGAATGGGCCGGCAGCTATCATAGTCGCGAAGGGTCCAGCGGATTTTCGGGCCATCTACGGCTGTACGAAGGGTTCGCCGGTTCGAAACTTCAACTGACGGGCCAGGCTGACATCACTGCGTTTATGAGTGCAATGCAACAACCCGACTGA
- the msrB gene encoding peptide-methionine (R)-S-oxide reductase MsrB, protein MFSRRQFLLTSGGLGAAALVIGVLPKFAASTALVSDASAAEAFEVTHTDSEWHAILSAEQYEILREEGTERAYTSPLNDEHRAGTFACAGCDLPVFSSETKFDSRTGWPSFWKPLDKAVATRQDRSFGVVREEVHCRRCGGHLGHVFDDGPKPTGLRYCMNGLAMTFKPQTT, encoded by the coding sequence ATGTTTTCACGCAGACAATTTCTTTTAACGAGCGGTGGGCTGGGGGCTGCAGCCCTGGTGATTGGTGTATTGCCAAAATTTGCGGCGAGCACCGCGCTGGTCAGTGATGCCAGCGCGGCTGAGGCTTTCGAGGTCACGCACACCGACAGCGAATGGCACGCCATCCTCAGCGCCGAACAGTACGAGATCCTGCGCGAAGAAGGTACCGAGCGGGCCTATACCAGTCCGTTGAACGATGAGCACCGCGCTGGCACATTCGCTTGCGCCGGGTGTGATCTGCCGGTGTTTTCATCCGAGACCAAGTTTGACAGCCGCACCGGTTGGCCGAGTTTCTGGAAGCCGTTGGACAAGGCCGTGGCCACGCGTCAGGACCGCTCCTTCGGCGTGGTGCGCGAAGAGGTCCATTGCCGGCGTTGTGGCGGTCATCTGGGCCATGTCTTCGACGATGGGCCAAAACCGACGGGGCTACGCTATTGCATGAATGGCCTGGCGATGACCTTTAAGCCACAGACCACTTGA
- a CDS encoding aspartate aminotransferase family protein gives MTTACLMTTYQPLALSFIKGLGTRLWDQAGREYLDAVAGVAVTNVGHSHPKIVSAISEQAGLLLHTSNLYSIDWQQRLAEKLTRLSGMERAFFNNSGAEANETALKLARLYGWHKGIEQPLVVVMENAFHGRTLGTLSASDGPAVRLGFNELPGDFVKVPFGDLNALDKVQQAHGPRIVAILMEPIQGESGVQLAPPGYLKAVRELCNRRSWLLMLDEIQTGIGRTGQWFAFQHEGIVPDVMTLAKGLGNGVPIGACLARGRAADLFTPGSHGSTFGGNPLACRVGCTVLDIIEEQGLLENARLQGERLLARLRVELADDPNVLAIRGQGLMIGIELAQPIRDLTLIAARDHGLLINVTRGKTIRLLPPLTIDEREVEMIVRGVCRALISV, from the coding sequence ATGACCACCGCCTGCCTGATGACCACTTACCAACCGCTGGCCCTGAGTTTCATCAAAGGCCTGGGCACGCGCCTGTGGGATCAGGCCGGTCGCGAGTATCTGGACGCAGTGGCGGGCGTAGCGGTGACCAACGTTGGTCACTCTCATCCAAAAATCGTCTCGGCCATCAGCGAACAGGCCGGGTTGCTGTTGCACACCTCGAACCTTTACAGCATCGACTGGCAGCAGCGACTGGCGGAAAAACTGACTCGGCTATCGGGCATGGAGCGGGCGTTTTTCAATAACTCGGGTGCCGAAGCCAACGAGACGGCGCTGAAACTCGCACGGCTTTACGGCTGGCACAAAGGCATCGAGCAGCCGCTGGTGGTGGTCATGGAGAACGCCTTCCACGGCCGGACCCTCGGCACTTTATCCGCCAGCGACGGCCCGGCGGTACGCCTGGGTTTCAATGAACTGCCGGGGGATTTCGTCAAAGTGCCGTTCGGCGACCTCAACGCTTTGGACAAAGTGCAACAGGCCCACGGCCCAAGGATCGTGGCCATCCTGATGGAGCCGATCCAGGGCGAAAGCGGTGTGCAACTGGCGCCGCCCGGTTACCTCAAGGCTGTGCGCGAACTCTGCAACCGGCGCTCGTGGCTGTTGATGCTCGACGAAATCCAGACCGGCATCGGCCGCACCGGCCAATGGTTCGCGTTCCAACACGAAGGCATTGTCCCGGACGTCATGACCTTGGCCAAAGGCCTGGGTAACGGCGTACCCATTGGCGCCTGTCTTGCTCGGGGCCGAGCGGCGGACCTGTTCACCCCCGGCAGCCATGGCAGCACGTTCGGCGGTAACCCACTGGCCTGCCGGGTCGGTTGCACTGTGCTGGACATCATCGAAGAACAAGGTCTGTTAGAGAATGCCCGGTTGCAAGGCGAACGCCTGCTCGCCAGATTACGCGTCGAACTGGCCGATGACCCGAACGTCCTGGCGATCCGCGGCCAAGGCTTGATGATCGGCATCGAACTCGCCCAACCGATCCGCGACCTGACCCTGATCGCCGCACGGGATCATGGCCTGCTGATCAACGTGACCCGCGGCAAAACCATTCGCCTGCTGCCACCGCTGACGATTGATGAGCGGGAAGTGGAGATGATTGTTAGAGGGGTTTGCCGGGCGCTGATATCGGTCTGA
- a CDS encoding sensor domain-containing diguanylate cyclase translates to MGDASNIESLKFNLSDFNEDMLHTIMELVSDGIWDWNANTGFVYRNPGWYEMLGYAPHSLDNTVLTWETVMHPDDYSRVMASFDDYLSQRTPGYQAEYRCRMQDGSYIWIEDRGYILARNADGSVARMVGAHRSIEDKKRLLEELERRNHSLEALVEERTRELSRVNQQLQIQLEENRKLAETDALTSVANRYRLEKALPQECDRAQRFRLPLSLIAMDIDDFKTINDHYGHALGDAALVHVVECLKSCVREGDILARWGGDEFIMILPNTLLADAREVAEKIRLGLASLLPVGDFQVTMSFGVAQRFDEEQQTGLLARADQALYRSKVMGKNVISG, encoded by the coding sequence ATGGGCGACGCATCGAATATCGAATCGTTGAAGTTCAATCTGTCGGACTTCAACGAAGACATGCTGCACACCATTATGGAACTGGTCAGCGATGGCATCTGGGACTGGAACGCCAACACCGGTTTCGTCTATCGCAATCCCGGGTGGTACGAGATGCTCGGCTACGCGCCGCACTCCCTCGACAACACGGTGCTGACTTGGGAAACCGTGATGCACCCCGACGATTATTCGCGGGTCATGGCCTCGTTCGACGACTACCTGAGTCAGCGCACGCCCGGCTATCAGGCCGAGTATCGCTGCCGCATGCAGGATGGTTCCTACATCTGGATCGAAGATCGCGGCTACATCCTGGCCCGCAATGCCGATGGCTCGGTGGCGCGGATGGTCGGGGCGCACCGCAGCATCGAAGACAAGAAGCGCCTGCTCGAAGAACTGGAGCGACGCAATCACTCCCTCGAAGCCCTCGTCGAAGAACGCACCCGTGAGCTGTCCCGGGTCAATCAACAGCTGCAAATCCAACTCGAAGAAAACCGCAAACTGGCAGAAACCGATGCACTGACTTCGGTTGCCAATCGCTATCGCCTGGAAAAAGCCCTGCCTCAGGAGTGCGACCGCGCCCAGCGCTTCCGCCTACCGCTGTCGCTGATCGCCATGGACATCGACGATTTCAAAACCATCAACGATCACTACGGCCACGCGTTGGGCGATGCGGCGTTGGTGCATGTGGTCGAGTGCCTGAAAAGCTGCGTACGCGAAGGCGATATTCTGGCCCGCTGGGGCGGCGACGAATTCATCATGATCCTGCCCAATACTCTGCTGGCCGATGCCCGTGAGGTCGCTGAAAAAATCCGTTTGGGCCTGGCGAGCCTGCTGCCGGTCGGGGACTTTCAGGTGACCATGAGTTTTGGCGTGGCTCAGCGCTTTGACGAGGAACAACAGACCGGACTGCTGGCCAGGGCCGATCAGGCGCTGTATCGGTCCAAGGTGATGGGCAAGAATGTAATTTCAGGATGA
- a CDS encoding cytochrome c biogenesis protein DipZ: MWLLILSYLGGVLTIVSPCILPVLPFVFARTGQPFMKSGLPLLAGMAMTFALVASLAAVGGGWVVQLNQYGRWVALVFVALFGLTLLLPQLADRLTRPLVAAGSRLSEVAGADARPRPGASFLIGVATGLLWAPCAGPILGLVLTGAALQGASIGTTLLLLAYAAGAATSLAVALLLGGKVFAAMKRSIGAGEWVRRGLGALMLAGVAAIALGLDTGILARFSTASTGGIEQALVGKLAGKSPSNSEPISTSGGVMQVADKTPGTLPVEGNLPPLDGAVQWLNSPPLTAEALKGKVVLVDFWTYSCINCLRTLPYVKAWAEKYRDQGLVVIGVHAPEFAFERNVGNVTKAMKDLGINYPVAIDNDFKIWRAFNNEYWPAHYFADAQGRIRYHHFGEGEYAESERVIQQLLKEAGATKVADGLINASAEGVELAPQMNEVKSPETYVGYQRAENFVPEASLAADKVAMYNPPAQLALNNWSLGGQWNVGSERATASAPASRIVYRFHARDLHLVLGPGSDGKPVRFKVLIDGKAPGEAHGTDVAPDGSGSVTEQRLYQLVRQSGDVTDRTFSIEFLDPGVSAYAFTFG; this comes from the coding sequence ATGTGGCTTTTGATTCTCTCTTATCTCGGTGGTGTGCTGACGATTGTCAGCCCGTGCATTCTGCCGGTATTGCCCTTCGTCTTCGCGCGTACCGGGCAGCCGTTTATGAAAAGCGGCTTGCCGCTGCTGGCGGGTATGGCCATGACCTTCGCGCTCGTCGCGTCGCTGGCGGCAGTGGGTGGTGGTTGGGTGGTGCAACTCAATCAATACGGTCGCTGGGTCGCGTTGGTGTTCGTTGCGCTGTTCGGGCTGACGCTGTTGTTGCCACAACTGGCCGACCGCTTGACCCGGCCACTGGTGGCGGCGGGCAGTCGGTTGTCGGAAGTGGCGGGCGCCGATGCCCGGCCACGTCCCGGCGCTTCGTTCCTGATCGGTGTCGCCACGGGCCTGCTCTGGGCGCCTTGTGCCGGACCTATTTTGGGGTTGGTGCTGACCGGTGCCGCGCTGCAAGGGGCAAGTATCGGCACTACGTTGTTGCTGCTGGCGTACGCCGCTGGTGCGGCAACGTCCCTGGCCGTGGCGCTGCTGTTGGGCGGTAAGGTTTTTGCGGCGATGAAGCGTTCCATCGGCGCTGGCGAGTGGGTACGACGTGGGCTCGGTGCGCTGATGCTCGCGGGTGTGGCGGCTATCGCTCTGGGGCTGGATACCGGGATTCTGGCGCGGTTTTCGACCGCGTCTACCGGCGGTATTGAACAGGCATTGGTCGGGAAACTGGCCGGTAAATCGCCGAGCAACAGTGAACCGATTTCGACCTCTGGTGGTGTGATGCAAGTGGCGGACAAAACACCCGGCACGCTACCCGTTGAAGGCAACCTTCCACCGCTGGACGGCGCCGTGCAATGGCTTAACTCGCCACCACTCACCGCCGAGGCGTTGAAGGGCAAAGTGGTGCTGGTGGATTTCTGGACCTACTCCTGCATCAACTGCCTGCGCACCCTGCCATATGTGAAGGCCTGGGCCGAGAAGTACCGCGATCAGGGGCTGGTGGTGATTGGCGTCCATGCGCCGGAGTTTGCCTTCGAACGTAATGTCGGCAACGTCACCAAAGCCATGAAGGACCTGGGTATCAACTACCCGGTGGCCATCGATAACGATTTCAAGATCTGGCGTGCGTTCAACAACGAGTACTGGCCGGCGCACTATTTTGCCGACGCTCAGGGGCGCATTCGTTATCACCACTTTGGCGAAGGCGAGTACGCCGAGTCGGAGCGGGTGATCCAGCAATTGCTCAAGGAAGCCGGGGCGACGAAGGTCGCGGACGGGCTGATCAATGCCAGTGCCGAGGGGGTTGAGCTCGCGCCGCAGATGAACGAAGTCAAGTCCCCGGAAACCTATGTCGGCTATCAGCGGGCGGAGAATTTCGTACCTGAAGCGAGCCTCGCGGCGGACAAGGTAGCGATGTACAACCCGCCGGCCCAACTGGCCCTCAACAACTGGAGCCTGGGCGGCCAATGGAATGTCGGGTCGGAGCGAGCCACTGCAAGTGCGCCGGCCAGTCGCATCGTCTACCGCTTCCATGCTCGGGATCTGCATCTGGTCTTGGGGCCAGGATCAGATGGCAAGCCAGTGCGCTTCAAAGTGCTGATCGACGGCAAGGCCCCGGGTGAGGCTCACGGTACTGACGTGGCGCCCGATGGCAGCGGCAGTGTGACCGAACAACGCTTGTATCAGCTGGTGCGTCAGTCCGGCGATGTCACGGACCGCACCTTCAGCATCGAGTTTCTCGATCCGGGCGTCTCGGCGTATGCCTTCACGTTCGGTTGA
- a CDS encoding GNAT family N-acetyltransferase, with protein sequence MYRRATPDDLLAICELGQQLNSLHHRERPDIYAPATEDFARDSAHWQPYLDSEHQVTFLAEQAGKAIGFITVQVTSFNSPLIQNQQVVRVGSVCVDDNARGQGVGRALMERAQAWAVQQGASDLRLTVWAFNAPALRLYEELGYEMRAFEMGKRLNESHL encoded by the coding sequence CTGTATCGCCGGGCAACTCCGGACGATCTCCTCGCCATTTGCGAACTGGGCCAACAACTCAACAGCCTCCACCACCGTGAACGACCGGACATCTATGCGCCGGCCACCGAGGACTTCGCACGGGACAGCGCTCACTGGCAGCCCTATCTCGACAGCGAGCATCAGGTGACCTTCCTCGCCGAGCAGGCTGGCAAAGCGATCGGGTTCATCACCGTGCAAGTCACTTCGTTCAACAGCCCGTTGATTCAGAATCAACAGGTGGTCCGGGTGGGCTCGGTCTGTGTTGACGACAATGCTCGTGGCCAAGGCGTTGGGCGTGCTTTGATGGAGCGCGCTCAAGCCTGGGCCGTCCAACAGGGCGCCTCGGATCTTCGACTCACCGTTTGGGCATTCAACGCTCCGGCACTGCGGCTGTATGAAGAACTGGGTTATGAGATGCGAGCGTTCGAAATGGGCAAGCGCCTGAACGAATCACATTTATGA
- a CDS encoding GNAT family N-acetyltransferase — MTTALHVRDVKPSQIESVWLFLGDNGWGHRTGSAEYFAQLITHSQRTAVAMKGSQIVGFARGITDGLSNGYLSMVVVCGQHRREGVGRALVEHVMGENRDITWVLRAGREGASEFFSSLGFETSTIAMERSRSK; from the coding sequence ATGACGACTGCCTTGCATGTCCGCGATGTAAAGCCTTCGCAAATCGAATCCGTCTGGTTGTTTCTTGGAGACAATGGCTGGGGCCACCGCACCGGTTCAGCCGAGTATTTTGCGCAACTGATCACCCACTCCCAACGCACGGCCGTTGCCATGAAGGGTTCGCAGATCGTCGGATTTGCGCGAGGCATTACCGATGGGTTGTCCAACGGTTATCTGTCGATGGTGGTCGTGTGTGGGCAGCATCGACGTGAAGGTGTTGGCCGCGCGCTGGTTGAGCATGTCATGGGTGAAAACCGCGACATCACTTGGGTGCTGCGTGCAGGCCGGGAAGGTGCTTCGGAGTTTTTCTCCAGTCTGGGTTTTGAGACATCGACCATTGCCATGGAGCGTTCGCGTAGCAAGTAA
- a CDS encoding DedA family protein — MFEHIDLHYLLATYGYWAVFFGCLLEGETILILGGMAAHQHLLHLWPVIGWASLGGMLGDQLLFWSGRYFGGRLLPRLKRQQASIDRVTGLIARYPSTSVFAVRFLYGMRLVGPMVIGASGLSPLRFTLLNAVGAVVWATVFASAGYWAGEALHSMLGNLKPYRLPIALGVVVLAMVIALVRHWRKKVKERRVL; from the coding sequence ATGTTTGAACACATAGATCTCCACTATCTGCTGGCCACTTACGGCTATTGGGCAGTGTTCTTCGGCTGTTTGCTGGAGGGCGAAACCATCCTGATTCTGGGTGGCATGGCGGCTCATCAACACTTGCTGCACCTGTGGCCGGTGATTGGCTGGGCCAGCCTGGGCGGGATGTTGGGCGATCAGTTGCTGTTCTGGAGCGGACGTTATTTCGGCGGACGACTGTTGCCGCGCCTGAAGCGCCAACAAGCGTCGATTGATCGAGTGACAGGGTTGATCGCGCGTTACCCGTCGACCTCGGTGTTTGCCGTGCGTTTTCTCTATGGCATGCGGCTGGTCGGGCCGATGGTCATTGGAGCCAGTGGCCTGTCGCCGTTGCGGTTCACGCTGTTGAATGCGGTGGGCGCCGTGGTCTGGGCCACCGTGTTCGCCAGCGCTGGATACTGGGCCGGCGAAGCGCTGCACAGTATGTTGGGCAATCTGAAACCCTATCGCCTGCCGATTGCACTGGGGGTTGTGGTGTTGGCGATGGTGATTGCGCTGGTTCGGCATTGGCGCAAGAAGGTCAAAGAGCGTCGCGTTTTGTGA
- a CDS encoding bleomycin resistance protein: MFARSKLVPELMVTELHKSLHFWTSLIGFNIAYERPEAGFAYLDQSGIQLMLEQYDPNEDQWLSGPLEAPLGRGINFQITVNSVEPILQRLAEVQWPMFRPCADVWYRADAVEVGQREFLVQDPDGYLVRLVESLGERPCLNT; encoded by the coding sequence ATGTTTGCACGAAGCAAGTTAGTCCCCGAGTTGATGGTCACCGAGCTCCATAAAAGCCTACACTTCTGGACCTCGCTGATCGGTTTCAACATCGCCTACGAACGCCCGGAAGCTGGCTTCGCCTACCTCGATCAAAGTGGCATTCAACTGATGCTTGAGCAATACGACCCAAACGAAGACCAATGGCTTTCCGGTCCGTTGGAAGCACCGTTGGGGCGCGGCATCAATTTTCAGATCACCGTCAATTCAGTCGAACCAATTCTCCAGCGGCTGGCCGAAGTTCAATGGCCGATGTTTCGTCCTTGCGCCGATGTCTGGTATCGCGCGGATGCGGTCGAAGTCGGCCAGCGTGAGTTTCTGGTTCAGGATCCGGACGGATACTTGGTCCGGTTGGTGGAAAGCCTTGGGGAACGACCATGTTTGAACACATAG
- a CDS encoding response regulator transcription factor, with amino-acid sequence MEPTKRVLVVEDDLHIADLICLHLRDEQFEVVHSADGNEGMRLLQQGSWDALILDLMLPGVDGLEICRRARAMARYTPIIITSARSSELHRILGLELGADDYLAKPFSMLELVARVKALLRRVDAMARNLKMDAGSLIVDGLSIDPITREVSLDGRRLDLTPREFDLLYFFARQPGKVFSRMDLLNAVWGYSHEGYEHTVNTHINRLRAKIETDPAQPVRILTVWGRGYKFAAPEDPS; translated from the coding sequence ATGGAACCGACCAAACGCGTCCTGGTGGTCGAGGACGATTTGCACATCGCCGACCTTATCTGCCTGCATCTTCGCGATGAGCAGTTCGAGGTGGTGCATAGCGCCGACGGCAATGAAGGCATGCGCCTGTTGCAGCAAGGAAGCTGGGACGCGCTGATCCTCGACCTGATGCTGCCCGGCGTCGACGGCCTGGAAATCTGCCGCCGCGCCCGGGCCATGGCCCGCTATACGCCGATCATCATTACCAGTGCGCGCTCCAGCGAACTGCACCGCATCCTGGGCCTGGAGCTGGGCGCTGACGATTACCTGGCCAAACCGTTTTCCATGCTGGAGCTGGTGGCACGGGTCAAGGCACTGCTGCGACGGGTCGACGCCATGGCCCGCAACCTGAAGATGGACGCCGGCAGCCTGATCGTCGATGGCCTGTCCATCGACCCGATCACCCGCGAAGTGTCCCTCGACGGCCGGCGCCTGGACCTCACGCCACGGGAGTTCGACCTGCTTTACTTCTTCGCCCGCCAACCGGGCAAGGTGTTCTCGCGCATGGACCTGCTCAACGCCGTGTGGGGCTACAGCCACGAAGGCTATGAGCACACGGTCAACACCCACATCAATCGCCTGCGGGCCAAGATCGAAACCGACCCGGCACAACCGGTGCGCATCCTCACGGTGTGGGGACGTGGTTATAAATTCGCGGCACCCGAGGACCCGTCATGA
- a CDS encoding type II toxin-antitoxin system prevent-host-death family antitoxin has product MQTINYTTARAHLAETMDRVNEDRAPLLVTRQKGEPVVMMSLAEYNALEETAYLLRSPANAERLIKSISNLRAGKTKARQLIEE; this is encoded by the coding sequence ATGCAAACAATCAACTACACCACCGCGCGTGCACATCTGGCCGAAACCATGGATCGGGTCAACGAAGACCGTGCGCCATTGTTGGTGACCCGGCAGAAGGGTGAACCCGTGGTGATGATGTCTTTGGCGGAGTACAACGCGCTAGAAGAGACCGCATATTTGCTCCGTTCCCCAGCCAATGCTGAACGCTTGATCAAATCGATCAGCAACCTGCGGGCAGGGAAAACCAAAGCCAGGCAACTCATCGAAGAATGA
- a CDS encoding LysR family transcriptional regulator, translating to MDLFQAMTVYVRVVETGSMTAAALQCEMSTTMVGNHLRALEQRLGVRLLNRTTRRQRLTEFGTAYYQRCLEVLGLVADSERLAEQTLDEPSGTLRITAPLTFGTERLAPALSEFALRCPQVKLDVVLTNGRPDLLENGFDAAIRLGAIEPSNMIARPLIDYTLTMCASKEYLARRGTPQKPEDLQHHDCLAFAYPAGDDWHSVEKQWRLTGPEGEVLVAVSGPMLINSSAGLHQAARTGMGIVMVPDALVEQDLKDGKLVALMQDYQLPSRPMHLVYAQDRYRLPKLRSFVDFAMQMWGKY from the coding sequence ATGGATCTGTTCCAGGCAATGACCGTTTACGTCCGCGTGGTGGAAACCGGCAGCATGACCGCCGCCGCATTGCAGTGCGAAATGTCCACGACCATGGTTGGCAATCACCTGCGCGCCCTGGAGCAACGTCTCGGCGTGCGTCTGCTCAACCGTACGACCCGGCGCCAGCGCTTGACGGAGTTTGGCACCGCGTATTATCAGCGCTGCCTCGAAGTGCTGGGGCTGGTGGCCGACTCTGAACGCCTGGCGGAACAAACCCTCGACGAGCCGAGCGGCACGCTGCGCATCACCGCGCCGCTGACCTTTGGCACTGAGCGGCTCGCGCCCGCACTCAGCGAATTCGCTTTGCGCTGCCCGCAGGTCAAGCTCGACGTGGTGCTCACCAACGGCCGCCCGGATCTGCTGGAGAACGGCTTCGATGCAGCCATTCGCCTGGGCGCAATCGAGCCGTCCAACATGATTGCCCGCCCCCTCATCGACTACACCCTGACGATGTGCGCCTCCAAGGAGTACCTCGCGCGTCGGGGCACACCGCAAAAACCCGAAGATCTGCAACACCACGACTGCCTGGCCTTTGCCTATCCGGCCGGAGATGACTGGCACTCGGTGGAAAAACAGTGGCGACTGACCGGCCCCGAAGGCGAGGTCCTTGTGGCGGTCAGCGGCCCGATGCTGATCAACAGCTCGGCGGGCCTGCATCAAGCGGCGCGAACCGGCATGGGTATCGTGATGGTGCCCGACGCACTGGTGGAGCAAGACCTGAAGGACGGAAAACTGGTGGCCTTGATGCAGGACTACCAACTGCCGAGCCGGCCAATGCATCTGGTCTACGCCCAGGATCGCTACCGGTTGCCAAAACTGCGCAGCTTCGTCGACTTCGCCATGCAGATGTGGGGCAAGTACTAG
- the msrA gene encoding peptide-methionine (S)-S-oxide reductase MsrA, with product MKTLFTWRRTLLALAATSVIGQCSAFSFGASEDAVVIAPPALDETTQAHSETAVFAGGCFWGVQGVFQHVKGVKKAVSGYAGGAANTAQYERVSDGDTGHAESVEVTFDPTQVSYGTLLQIYFSVAHNPTELNRQGPDSGTQYRSAVFPENAEQQRVAKAYIAQLDAAHSFNKPIVTKLETYNGFYPAEDYHQDFLTEHPTYPYIVINDMPKVAQLKQLYPDRYQEKAVLVKAGS from the coding sequence ATGAAAACCTTATTCACCTGGCGCCGTACCTTGCTGGCCCTGGCTGCGACCAGCGTTATCGGTCAATGCTCGGCGTTCTCTTTCGGTGCCTCTGAAGACGCCGTGGTTATTGCGCCACCCGCACTCGATGAAACCACCCAGGCCCACAGCGAAACGGCAGTCTTTGCGGGCGGTTGCTTCTGGGGTGTGCAAGGCGTGTTCCAGCACGTCAAAGGCGTGAAGAAAGCCGTCTCCGGTTATGCCGGTGGCGCGGCCAACACCGCTCAATACGAGCGGGTCAGCGATGGCGACACCGGTCATGCGGAATCGGTCGAAGTCACCTTCGACCCTACTCAGGTCAGCTATGGCACCTTGCTGCAAATCTACTTCTCGGTGGCCCATAACCCGACGGAGCTCAACCGTCAGGGGCCTGATAGCGGCACCCAGTATCGCTCGGCAGTTTTCCCGGAGAACGCTGAACAGCAACGCGTCGCCAAGGCCTATATCGCCCAACTCGACGCCGCGCATTCATTCAACAAACCCATCGTCACTAAACTGGAAACCTACAACGGCTTCTACCCGGCGGAGGATTATCATCAGGACTTCCTCACCGAGCATCCGACCTATCCGTACATCGTGATCAACGATATGCCGAAAGTGGCGCAGTTGAAGCAGCTGTATCCGGATCGGTATCAGGAGAAAGCGGTGTTGGTGAAGGCAGGGTCATAA